One genomic segment of Microbacterium sp. ProA8 includes these proteins:
- a CDS encoding helix-turn-helix transcriptional regulator, with product MADRELSTTGYLILGLLADHDWSAYQLAEQLGRGVAELWPSADRGRYALLNRLSDDGLVQTRQEHTGKRARTIYSITPAGREALAAWLSTPVRPPTLEFEGMVRVLLADQGSLDDLRGTLARTKEQALANREMFARYATYISGTGGTFPERRHLFALANTFMIGHYEHVIAWADWAEAQLSSWPDTVSPATTHGDQVREMLAAGRQALQHDET from the coding sequence GTGGCTGACCGCGAACTCTCGACCACGGGTTACCTCATCCTCGGGCTGCTCGCCGACCACGACTGGTCGGCCTATCAGCTCGCCGAACAGCTGGGACGAGGCGTGGCGGAGCTGTGGCCCTCGGCCGACCGTGGTCGCTACGCCCTGCTCAACCGCCTCAGCGACGACGGTCTCGTGCAGACGCGACAGGAGCACACCGGCAAGCGGGCCCGCACGATCTACTCGATCACCCCGGCCGGTCGCGAAGCGCTCGCCGCGTGGCTGAGCACACCGGTGCGTCCGCCGACGCTGGAGTTCGAGGGCATGGTGCGGGTGCTGCTCGCGGATCAGGGGTCGCTCGACGACCTGCGCGGCACCCTCGCGCGGACGAAGGAGCAGGCGCTCGCCAACCGCGAGATGTTCGCCCGCTACGCGACGTACATCAGTGGCACCGGTGGCACCTTCCCCGAGCGTCGCCACCTCTTCGCGCTGGCGAACACCTTCATGATCGGCCACTACGAGCACGTCATCGCCTGGGCCGACTGGGCGGAGGCGCAGCTCTCGTCCTGGCCCGACACGGTGAGCCCCGCCACGACGCACGGCGATCAGGTGC